A segment of the Mercurialis annua linkage group LG4, ddMerAnnu1.2, whole genome shotgun sequence genome:
CTtgcaattttttataatttttattgttattcaTTGCCCTTAGATCGCTTGTAAAGGtaaattcttttcttttcttttatttttcaaggTTTTTCTTTTACTTCAATCATAAGTGATtctattctttctttttttttcaaaaaaaattttagctatttagtcTTTATTTTCTGCTGCATTTATCCTATAAGTTTATTTGCTGAATTTTAGAGGAAGTAGTTTTAGTTTCATTCATTTGTTTTCCTTttatttagtttcttttttgcCCCATTGCTTTTTAATTGGCAAATTGTGTAATTTGTTCAAAGTTAAAATAGATGCATTTCACtaaattttgtgtttttgtgtttttgagATTTGAGAATTGATTTTGTAGGATAGTCTAATAGTTTTGGTGCATTGAGTTTCTTTATCTATGGTGGTGATTCACATTTAATCTTTCTGTTGGAGCCTCAAAAGTTCATATATGTGTTAGCTATTGTGATGTGTTTGGAGTTAAATGACATGTTTTTTGTATGCCAGGTGGGCATGTGTTAAATAATTTGGTTGTTGATTTGAGGATCAGATATGTCATCTGAGAGTTTGAGTTCAGAGCTATCAAAACCAGTTTTGGGTTTGAAATTATGGGTTTTGATTGCTGTATCTGTTGGAgcatttatatttttgattctTGGTATCTTATCTGTATGGCTTACATTTCGTCGGAAAACAAGAAGATCGGTAGACAAGTTCTCCGTTTCTCAAATACCAAATGTGTCTAAGGATATTAAGGTCGACAGGGTTGCGGCTCAGAATGTAAATGACCATCCTGAGAGTTTGTTTCTAACAGTCAATGATAAATCAAGTGATAAAAATTCAGAAAAGATGATGGTTCATTTGGGGATGAGCAAATCGAGTGATCATGATAATGCCAGCCAGAGTAGCTCAATTTATCATCACGAAAGAGGATTTAGTTCACATTCAGGAGAAGAAGGAAGCTCGGGGGCAGCAAGGAAGCAGTCTTCATTGTCGTATGCAGGTCTTGTGACAGCCTCCCCCTTAATTGGCTTGCCAGAAATCTCGCATCTTGGATGGGGTCATTGGTTTACACTTAGGGATCTCGAATTTGCAACGAATCGCTTTACGGCAGAAAATGTTCTTGGTGAGGGAGGATATGGGGTTGTTTACAAGGGTACACTAGTCAATGGAACTGAGGTAGCTGTGAAGAAGCTTCTTAACAATCTGTAAGGATACTCAAAAGACATCTTCCCTTAATTTTGTATTCTCTTGATGTAGCTTCTTATTTTGTTACTTCTACAATGGGATGTAGTGGACAGGCAGAGAAGGAATTTCGAGTTGAAGTGGAGGCTATTGGTCATGTTCGACATAAGAATCTTGTGCGCCTACTTGGCTACTGTATTGAAGGAGTCCATAGGTATTATTTAGTTACCTTTATTACTTCTTTTCTACTCTCACTTTTCTTATTTACTAATATCAtgtatttagtattttttgttAAGTCTTTTGTTCGGAAGTTTTCATTTTGAACTTTAATCAGTTTATGTACAAAATCTTACATTTTCTTGTGTAGGATGCTTGTCTACGAATATGTGAATAATGGCAATTTAGAACAGTGGCTGCATGGAGCTATGCGGCATCATGGTACGCTTACCTGGGAGGCTCGCATGAAAGTTCTTCTTGGCACTGCTAAGGCGTAAGTTTTTCTTCCTACTTggcttattttaaatttcatgtTCAGAACTGCCTGCCTTTTTTTCCTAGGAAAAAGGTTTATCAGATGACTTAGTTCAATAGCTTGATTCTTTTCGATTGGAAGGTTTGAAATTTCAGTCACTTACAATGTTGAATTAAAAATTAGCTGATGCGTGTGATTTCAGGCTTGCCTATTTGCATGAAGCAATAGAACCAAAGGTTGTTCATCGAGACATAAAGTCGAGCAATATCCTGATTGATGATGAGTTTAATTCTAAGGTTTCTGATTTTGGGTTGGCAAAACTCCTCGACTCAGGAGAGAGCCACATTACAACTAGAGTTATGGGTACATTTGGGtatgtgtattttttttaaaaaattcctcAACTGCACATGAAATTATAAAGCAGCTTTGTGATGAGCTTCTTTGTTGTGAAAATCAGATATGTTGCACCAGAATATGCCAATACAGGCTTACTAAATGAGAAGAGCGACATTTATAGCTTCGGGGTCCTGCTGCTAGAAGCAGTTACTGGGAGGGACCCTGTGGACTATTCTAGGCCTGCTACCGAGGTTTAATTTTGATACAATTTTATGATATTCTCTCTTCTTTCTGTTTGCATCCCCGTGCTTATGGAAAGAGAAGTAACTGTATCCTGTTAGAGTTTCCACTGAGCATCATATGCACATGGCAGGTCAATCTTGTGGAGTGGCTAAAGATAATGGTGGGGACAAGAAGGGCCGAGGAAGTTGTTGACCCAAACCTTGAAGTTAAGCCAGCAACACGAGCGCTGAAACGTGCTTTATTGGTTGCACTTAGATGTGTTGATCCTGATTCAGAAAAGAGACCTAAGATGAGTCATGTTGTAAGAATGCTTGAAGCAGATGAATATCCATTCCGTGAGGTATGAAATTTTTCTGTTACTTCCTTTTTTCGTTTTGACAGCTCTAGTTCCATACTGTTCTTGTCACTTCCATGCCCTCTTGATTTGTTTCCTCAAAAGATGTAAGTCGAGCACTTTGTCATCACACCTATACTTCTTATCGATGAAACTGAAAAAATAATAACCAGTGTGCTTTGTAAGCGctgttatttaaaataaaatatttacttaatcGAATGCTGCTATTgatattattacttttcatgGTGTATGACTATGATGTATTGATGCTCGAGAGTGTGCATGACGATCGACAACATTTTTTCCGTTGTCCATTTTGTTTCTCTCTTGAAGACGACCCGTAATTACTGTGCCTATACTCTAGCTAACACCAGGCTTGCACTTTATTATTACCTGTTTCCAAGTAAGAGTGGTGGTGACTGTATTTTGGGGTGGAGATTTCGATacaaatcttaaatttttagGGTTGTTTTTAGCAATGTTTCTTAACATGCTCTATATTTCCTGAAATAATTCTCCAGTTTCAGTCATGGCAATGGAGGATTTAAAAAGTCTTCCGAGCTAGTGAAATTGTTCATTATGGTACTTGTTTTACAGAGAAGCCTATATAGCTAATTCTTAAAATCATTGCATCAGGATCGGAGGAATAGAAAGAGTCGAACCACAAGCATGGAAATAGAATCCTTGAAAGAATCAAACGACATGGAAAACAAGTTGGGAGATTCAGAGAGCAACGCCACCGACACAAACCACGGAAAAGAATTACAAACATGATCCGGGAGAATAGTTGCTTCCGCACATCAATTAGAATTAAACCATAA
Coding sequences within it:
- the LOC126677879 gene encoding probable receptor-like protein kinase At2g42960 translates to MSSESLSSELSKPVLGLKLWVLIAVSVGAFIFLILGILSVWLTFRRKTRRSVDKFSVSQIPNVSKDIKVDRVAAQNVNDHPESLFLTVNDKSSDKNSEKMMVHLGMSKSSDHDNASQSSSIYHHERGFSSHSGEEGSSGAARKQSSLSYAGLVTASPLIGLPEISHLGWGHWFTLRDLEFATNRFTAENVLGEGGYGVVYKGTLVNGTEVAVKKLLNNLGQAEKEFRVEVEAIGHVRHKNLVRLLGYCIEGVHRMLVYEYVNNGNLEQWLHGAMRHHGTLTWEARMKVLLGTAKALAYLHEAIEPKVVHRDIKSSNILIDDEFNSKVSDFGLAKLLDSGESHITTRVMGTFGYVAPEYANTGLLNEKSDIYSFGVLLLEAVTGRDPVDYSRPATEVNLVEWLKIMVGTRRAEEVVDPNLEVKPATRALKRALLVALRCVDPDSEKRPKMSHVVRMLEADEYPFREDRRNRKSRTTSMEIESLKESNDMENKLGDSESNATDTNHGKELQT